DNA from Daucus carota subsp. sativus chromosome 1, DH1 v3.0, whole genome shotgun sequence:
GAACTGTTGAAAAGCGGTGTAggaattattaaaatacaaactcaTGGGTATGCTTGCTTCATCTCCTCCtttatgatatattattattatgaatgtTGATTTGCTAAATTTTCTTCCGTTTATGATTTGATATACACTATTCCGTCttagtgtttgataaaatgcacAAATGAAGAAGTTTACTTCCACATTCAAACTTTCCTGAGGTTTTAGGCTCGAATTTAAATCTCATTGCAAATTGATGTCTCTTGCGTATCCAAAGTTGTCTTCTAATAATTTTTGCGCAAATGGATATGTTTACAGGTGGGAACGGGTACCAAATCTAATCATTTGCATCAAATTCGAGAGTGAAGCAGTATGCAAAAATTTCTTTTCAGgtttacttttctttctttcctcATTCTATTATTTCAATCAATATATTCATAATTTCTGCATAcactatattttttgattataaatTGTCCCTTCTCTgaccttttatatatattctggCTATTTTGGTCTTCATCACACGGTATCATTTTCAGTTTGTCTTCCTATACGTTTGCACACAATTAATGATTTTAAGAAGATGTTCTTGATTACTGCTTGAGGTATTTTGGTCAGACATGGTGTTGTTCTCTATTGTCTTATCATTAATGCTCTTATTGTAGCTTTTAACCTCTGATTGGACACATTTGATATTCCAGGTTCGCATAGATTCCAATCACAACTCTTGAAGTGAACAGCAAAATGAAATGGGTAActgataatatttatatatcattttgTGGTTGCTTtggtatatttgtatatgttaatTATGTTTGTTTTAATGATTGGTTCTTacacaatgttttttttttaaaaagtcgtAAATATTATTAGGATGCATTGAAAGAAGGAAAACACATGGTGATATTTTGTGTGCATTGATTGCCACTTTTCTAATTCCTGGAGCCGGGTTTCATAAATCGCATTTCATGTCTTATAGAGCATGTATCATGTATgtaaatttttgaattataggTGGTTTCTAACTGTAGAGGTCTTGCTTCTAAACTGATTGGTCAAGGATATGAATTGGTTTCTGATGGGAGTGATCATCACTTGGTCCTTGTGAATCTCTGGCCATTCGTAAGTTTTTACTGAACTATCGAGAATTTTTATCATCCACAAGAAAAACCCATGCTAGCtagagaatatttttattttttttattttttctctatACAGCAATTGCAAGAAAGTAGTAGGGAGGTAACATGTGTTCACATCTTGACAGGGTTTATAATTTGgatgtataaatattttttattataaaatcatgaaTGTTGTTTTAAGGCTATAGATATAAAGAGGGTGGGTACTGGGAAGAGGTTATTCACTTGAAATATCAGTACATCTGTTTATTGTCTGAAGTGGGATGATATCATTAAAAAGTTGCAATTGAATAGACAAGAGAGTTGAAATTGCTTTAAAACTGAATTATTCTCTGACGGAGAAGTGCAAATTGTTATCCCCCCCTGTCAAAGTTTACAAGGTAATCTATCTTTCCTGCAGAATGTCAATGGTGCTCAGGTAGAAAAGATTCTTAACATGGCTTCCATCATGCTCAATAAAAAATCAGTTGCTGGTGAGTATTGTTCTGTACAAACTATGTGTCCACaatgttttacattttttctcCCTAATTTCTGGTGAATAATTCTCCTAACATGGCCTCACTTTACGCATGTAGATGATAAAAGTGAAATATTTACGGAGGGCGCCCGCATTGGAACTCCGGGCCATGACTACAAGAGGTTTCACACAGAAAGATTTCATGTTAGTTGCAGACTCGACGAGAGGATTATATACATTCTGAGAAAGGTGATAAATCGCAGAATCAAGATATGTCTGCACACGGACATTACACCTGATCCTATTCAAACCTTGACTCTCAAACAACCGAATCAGAAGACTAACACCGAGCATTTGGATGTTTTTATCTCTCTCTGCCTTCCTTGATCATGTCCGGTTTCCATCTCTCTCTTTAGGTACAGGATTTTCATTCTTGCACAGAATGAGACAGAAACTTTTAACTTTATCCTGGTAGATCGTGATGCTAAGAGGATTATTGACAAAAATCATTGTATGATTTAAGTAAACTCTTGCAATGTATCTTATGTTTGTCAAAATGCATTCAGTCTGGTGTGAGAGAAATCTTTCCTTTAAAGATTAAGGATATCGCTTGCAAGGCATTAACACTGAAAACACAGATCAAACATGACAACTTGCTTTTAAAAAGCACAATATTCTTTGCACCATATGCTTTTGTGTTCGGACTCAGCAGTTCAGCTAGCTTGGATGGATCAGCTACTGCGATGACTATTTTAAGTAATGGTGATGTGAGTTGTGCTGAATATTTTTCAATTCCAAAAGTACATATGAAATCTATCATAATTATGATTTAGTTTTACATCCTTCTTCCTTTGCTGAGCAATATGGTTAATCTTGCACAACCTGGTGACACACCTGTGTCCGTCAAATCTTCCAGCAAAAAAATTAACTTGGTAATACAATTGTACCTAACAGCCAAAATCTATTTTTCCTGTATTTTGTTACTTCTGGAACTATGATCTCATATATCTCATTTTGCCTTGCAGGAAGTCTGATAACAGTGATTTGTTTTCATGGAGACTGGCCTGCAATCCATATGTTTGGCATCCTCAATGATGCATCAACTATTCATTAgatttcttcttcatttgttctcAGTTATTGTTTTTCTATCTTTTGTTTTGTGCATCTGAATTCCAGTCAGTTCATCACTCTTGAGCATTTTTTCTTTTGACATTTGGTTACTATTGTTTGCACTTCGTTTGAATTTAAATGAAAAACTATCAGAAGTTTGTTTTATGCTTTCTTCGAATGTGAGCAATTACTAATGGAATACTTTATCCATATATCATTATACTTGCAAATACCAAACTTATtattacatttaattatatttgccGAACATATCGaacaatataatttttcatatttttaagagAATTGTAAAATTAGTTGATGGTATTAAGTTCCGTCTGCCAAGCACGCACGGGCAAAAAATCAGAAGCCGGTTTAAAGTTAGAAATAAGCCGGAAACCGATTTAAATCCATAaattagtttgaggtacttttttcagtaaattaattttgttaaaacttttcttaaaaatattactcataagacataaaatacctataaattatttttattcttattattatatttaacaactcataagtcaaaattattatAGTTTAAACTTCCATCTTATCACTATCACACAATGATACAATGTTTCAATACAtaactataataatttatatgcgACAAAAACacgttataaatttttttaaaaaaaacataaacacaaataataaatacatttatgaatttaataaaaaatgtaataaaaaatgaaatagaattacatatattaacattaccgtgtgcgaagcacgggcaaaaAGCTAGTATTAAtactaaaacattaataaattgatgtcaaaaaaattaaattataattaataaatgttGAATTATACTCGTTCATCGCCCATATCCGCACTGAGGTAGCTTTCTAAGCCACTGATTGGAATATTGTGTAACGGGAAATCccattaattaatttaacaatttCTTTGTGAAAAGCgaataatctaataaaatactgAAATCCAATTGTAATAAACATCCGGACTGTCAATTACAATCTGGAACAAAAGACaagctaaataaataaatgtctTGCTTTCAGATCGCTCAATACGTAAAATATCTAAATTtgttaatcaaaaaatatttataatcatatcTTGAGTAATCCGACTGCATTAGTTAAGAACATAGTAGTATGATAATAGATCTTTACATAAGTATCATTTGTAGTCAAATGTTCATTTATAGTCTAATGTTTACAATTATTAGTTAACTCATATTGGAACAACAACTGCTCACAAGATATGAACAATTTTTATCGTGGAAAGTGAACTCTTGCATTAGTTGAGAACATACTAGTATCACAATTGACATTTACATTAGTATCATTTTAGTTTAATGTTCACAATTATCAATTACATCAACTGATATTTAAACAACAACCGTTCTCAAGATATAAACAGTTTTTATTGCGAAAAGTGAGATCTTACGACGTTCACCATTATGCCATATTTCATGCGAGTCTTATTAATcacctaaaatatatatcattcttaaaatcatatataagatGATTTTATTACAAACTGGCATGGGAGAGAGGATGAAAGGATGAAGGGGTTTACTGAGCGAAGGAGAAAACAGACGATTATACCCTGCAATTTGGAGATGGATATTCATAAAACTGCAAAACGGGACCATATTTAGTGCATGTTTGGCAATCATGTAGAAGTACTTCTTTTTTAAAGAAGttgacttctacttttcttaacccgtttgtgtaaaaaaacaGAAGCATTTTTCTTAGAAGTTACAAATGCTAACttttctctcacagcttctgcttctttcccaaacactttaatatcttaacttgcttctaactcatacatcatttttttactttaatctataaacacttattttaaactcacccaaaacGGCTTCTTAATGTCCTAATCTAAAATCAAATGAacgttattattatattaggaaTTCGTGTGCATCGTGTGCGGTATTGTTAAGCTAGATCTGTCTTTAATTTTGACCAAAGACGCTGGGGAGAGACTTTATCTAATCACGTCAATATAATgtgttcattttattttattttcacctTTATTGTCaggttcatttttattttttaaataataatgtaAAGTGCTTTAGTGACCCGAACTTTGTATAATTTAATTAGTCAGAAACCTGGTGACTAGGTAGTAGGGACCACCAATATTATACCTTCAACTCTAGCTCTATATAAACCCTAAAACACTGACCTCTCATTGTGCATCAACCAAATGTATTATTCTTCATATCCTTCATTTGGTGCCACCAAGGTAGTAAGCACCGGTATCACCACCGTCGACTGCGAGAAGCAAGTCCGGTCATGGCGCCTTTTCCGGTCACTTCTAAAGCTTCTCATCCCTACTTGCAACAACACCTTCACTGAACACCACCCTCAAGTTCACCAAAAAAACTGCATGCAATATCATGACTACTATCCCTCAAACCCTATTATTAGTAACCCTACTTCAACCACCATCACGGGGACAATCTTCGGTCAACGCAAGGGAAAAGTCAACTTCTGTATCCAGACAAACCCTAAATCATCCACCACACCGATCCTTCTCCTTGATCTAGCCATTCCTACAACAATCTTAGCTAGAGAAATGCGGGGAGGACTGAGAATTGTGCTCGAATCGACGAGCAATTTGAGGAGTAGTCTGGACTCGAACAACTCCCTCCTGTCCATGCCAGTATGGAAAATGTTTTGCAATGGGAAAAAAGTAGGGTTTGCTGAGAAACGCTCTCCTTCTAAAGCAGATAAGGAGATTTTAGAGCGCATGGAGTCGGTTGCTGTTGGAGCAGGAGTATTAAGTGGCAAAGATCTTGATCGAGACGACGAAACAATGTATCTTCGAGGGAACTTTCAGTGGGTTCGAGGGTCCTTGGATTCGGACACTTTTCATTTTATTGATCCGGATGGTAATGTTGGTCAAGGACTTAGCATATTTTTCCTACGCTCACGTAATTAAGCTTGTTGATTTATGGAGTTTTTGGTTTGGAGGAACAGCTGTGCTAATTTACAGTTGTCACCTTATAACTTTGAATCTATTATTGCCTATACACATGGCTCGGCACTGCTTCAAGTATGTATATAGTTGTTCGGTATCTGATCTGTACAGCACTCGGCACTCCTGGATCTCTTTTACCTGTAATTTGTTTGGGAGGCCGAGTGCTTTTTTGAGTTGTGCTTGTGAGCATGACTTTCTTATCATTTACTGGGCACTACCCATCGGTATTTCATGTATGAAAATATTTTGTCAAGCTACTTATTTAAgagttctgtcaaaaaaaagcTACTTATTTAAGAATTTAACAATATCCGCCATGCAATATCCCGGCCGGTTAATTTAAGTGTTTTCGTGATGGTTGATGTATATTCGACGTTTATTTGTGGATGAAAATACcgagatactccctccgtccccttttacatgtacattttgatttttgactagtcaaattgactataactttacatgtatcagataattgagaaaaataataaaatttataccattagaaagtatacttagtctattttaatatgcaatttttaaaattttgaaataatgcgtagataatttgtaatgtttagtcaaaaattggtcaatttaacTTCTTgaaaagcaaaatggacatgtaaaagaagacagagggagtatttggaAAGCTCTTGTAAGCTCGGCCTTTTGCAACCCGAAGAGATATCAATTGTACTACAATGCTAGTGATCCCTCTTGCAACCAAGATAAGAGAGATATCCATCAGACTACAATGCTAACGATCTTATACCAACTACCAAATCATATAGCAGCATGAAAACATAGATTAGCTAAAATGACGCGTGGTACTTACGTATGCATGTAGGTGGTGTTACGGTGATAAGCAACATATCAGGTGAATTTCAAAATGCTAATGCAACAAGAAACATGCACCTGAAAAAAGTGGTAAGAATCCCGGGATGTTGATTTGATGGCAGCATGCAGTACTGCCCCTTTACTCAGTTGACAAGACCAGGACTCTATACACATACAAAAACAGTGTTTTCCGCATCAATAATGATAATTGTGATTTGCGAGGATACTGTTTGTTAAAAACATGGGGCAGGGAAAGGCCTTGCAATGTTTTAGTAGATCCCAGGAGGGAATGCCCGGCCCGGTTTATCTTGAGACTTTTATTGCATTACAAAAAATGCATGTTTTAATTGGCCACTGCATTATTCTTTAGTGTAATATACTACCAGACCCAAGTTATTTCTGATCTCAAAATGAGACTTCATTTTTGATTATCAATCAGTTCTAGTTTAGTTCTAGTTTTTGGAGAAAAGAACTTCAGAAATCGGGGTTGAACCAATGACCTATTAGATCTGGTGGTATCTCTCCCGCTCCTTACTCATTTTATCTTTCTTGTTACTCCTATTTCTCATATATGCTTTATATCTGAAAAAAATGTTTGCCAGAATGATGAGAGTTTTTAAAAAGCAGAAGTGCAGAagtagggctgttcacgaactgagctgttcgcgaacaagctcgagctcgccTCGATAAAAGCTTGGTTCGGTTTGTTAAGAACTTGAGCTCGAACAAATAAatgtgttcgttaagaaaacgagctgGAGCCGAGTTTTTAgtgtgttcggctcgagctgggctcgaactcgttcggctcgagtccggctcgttaaaactcgaaaagATGCAATATTTTCaggaaatttttataatatatacatgttattgaactcagtATTCAACATCTAATACATCTAtaaattttagtaatataaccaaagtttcagaaaaaaataattttatttgatttactaTTTTATCAGTCAAGCATTAGTCTGACTAGTATAACTAACTGGAGTTTAGTCTTGAATTGATGTttcgatatttaaaaaaatattttttaccgattcagtgtatggatgttaacatatatacattttaataaaataaccaaagtttcaaaaaaaataattttatttggtttgctATATTAAGAGTCAAGTGGCGGTTTGATCTTATCTTTTTCTCGCTCGGCTCAGCTCGactcgtatttgttcgtgaacaagctcgtgttcggcttaTTAGGTAACGAGCTCGATCTCGAACAATTAAACATGCATGACCGGCCGTGTGAGGGAGAGAGCCTGAGTaggtaaaagaaaatttattcaTGAAAATATATGATGGTAAATTGGGAATAAGGGAGCAAAGAATGAAGAATGGCTAGCTTAACATCGATAAATGTACAAGTGTGGCTTGTGTTCTTGCTGTAATGATCACTGCAACGGGTGCAAAAAGAAGCAGCAACATGGCAGTGCAAACAATAGAATAGCATTCAAGCTTTGTCTAACTGGTGAAGAACCTGCAACAATGAAtcacacataaaatttaaaccTGGGATAAATTAATGCAACAGTCCATTGAGATTTAAGAGAACTTCTGTTTAACTAGTGGATTTCAGTTAATTCCTCTCAGAGTTTCAAGTgtgcaggggcggatctaggaagaggcacggggggacacgtgccccccctaaattttttttttacagtttttcaccattctaaattttacaaaattatagaagtgcccccccaagatttgaaaatatataggtgttttccgaaaatttgcttggtgcccccCCAAGATTTTGggtctagatccgcccctgagtGTGAGTCACTGAGTCATGGCTGTGGGCGTTTCTCTCTGTTTCTGTTACCttaataaaacaatatatagGCCTACAATATTTACCTAGCTGGAGGATATTATTCCGGATATTCCACTCGAAATCCCAGTGATGCTCGGCATTTTTAAGTGTCCAGTAACTCCAACCAAATGATGCCATGTTGTACACATCTAACTGCGTTCTCCCGAAGTCTTGATAATCTGCATTGGAACTATTTACAACGTCCCATTCATTCACCCATTCCCCtggaacaatttttttttaagacgCGTTAAAATTGCTGAGATCCTGAACAATTttcaaatgaataaaaattaacagGGGAAACCTTACCAATAAAGATAAGTGGTCCATTTCTGCTGTTTAGAGCT
Protein-coding regions in this window:
- the LOC108205203 gene encoding serine hydroxymethyltransferase 3, chloroplastic translates to MKWVVSNCRGLASKLIGQGYELVSDGSDHHLVLVNLWPFNVNGAQVEKILNMASIMLNKKSVADDKSEIFTEGARIGTPGHDYKRFHTERFHVSCRLDERIIYILRKVINRRIKICLHTDITPDPIQTLTLKQPNQKTNTEHLDVFISLCLP
- the LOC108195025 gene encoding protein MIZU-KUSSEI 1; translation: MYYSSYPSFGATKVVSTGITTVDCEKQVRSWRLFRSLLKLLIPTCNNTFTEHHPQVHQKNCMQYHDYYPSNPIISNPTSTTITGTIFGQRKGKVNFCIQTNPKSSTTPILLLDLAIPTTILAREMRGGLRIVLESTSNLRSSLDSNNSLLSMPVWKMFCNGKKVGFAEKRSPSKADKEILERMESVAVGAGVLSGKDLDRDDETMYLRGNFQWVRGSLDSDTFHFIDPDGNVGQGLSIFFLRSRN